A part of Terriglobus roseus genomic DNA contains:
- a CDS encoding VOC family protein has translation MATERAKIQGLHHVTAIASDPQRNLDFYTQVLGLRLVKKTVNFDDPGTYHFYFGDDAGTPGTILTFFPWPGARRGLAGAGEVTHTAFSVPTVSIPYWEKRLTDEGVLVEHTGLRFNGAEDVLTFADPDGMKLEIVGHVDAPAATQAPRYADVPAEHSIRGFFGVTMLHRSEKATADTLAWMGFAETGRDGNRIRYASPEGAALGNHIDVLVNPNAGYGRSGAGSVHHIAFRTPNDESQLAWREEILKHLPVTTVQDRDYFHSIYFREPGGVLFEMATDEPGFAIDEPIETLGEALRVPKMHQGLLDQIERRLIPVELKQSSKTVVTA, from the coding sequence ATGGCTACCGAACGGGCGAAGATCCAGGGACTGCATCATGTGACGGCAATTGCTTCCGATCCGCAGCGCAATCTGGATTTCTATACACAGGTGCTGGGTTTGCGGTTGGTGAAGAAGACCGTGAATTTTGACGATCCGGGCACGTATCACTTTTATTTTGGCGACGATGCCGGTACGCCGGGAACGATTTTGACGTTCTTCCCCTGGCCGGGTGCGCGTCGTGGACTTGCAGGTGCAGGTGAGGTGACCCACACGGCGTTCTCTGTGCCGACGGTTTCCATCCCTTACTGGGAGAAGCGGCTTACGGACGAGGGTGTTCTGGTGGAACACACAGGTCTGCGTTTCAACGGTGCGGAGGATGTGCTGACGTTTGCCGACCCCGATGGCATGAAGCTTGAGATTGTGGGCCATGTGGATGCTCCTGCTGCGACGCAGGCGCCCCGGTATGCGGACGTGCCTGCGGAACACAGCATTCGTGGCTTCTTTGGCGTGACCATGCTGCATCGCAGCGAAAAGGCGACAGCGGATACGCTGGCGTGGATGGGCTTTGCAGAGACAGGCCGTGACGGCAACCGCATTCGTTACGCATCTCCGGAAGGCGCGGCACTGGGCAACCACATTGATGTGTTGGTGAACCCAAATGCCGGTTATGGGCGCAGCGGTGCGGGATCGGTGCACCACATCGCGTTTCGTACCCCGAATGATGAATCGCAGCTTGCATGGAGAGAGGAGATCCTGAAGCATCTGCCGGTGACGACGGTGCAGGATCGTGACTACTTCCACTCCATCTACTTCCGTGAACCGGGTGGTGTGCTGTTTGAGATGGCAACAGACGAGCCGGGCTTTGCGATCGACGAGCCGATCGAGACGCTCGGCGAGGCGCTGCGTGTGCCGAAGATGCACCAGGGACTGCTTGATCAGATTGAGCGCCGGTTGATCCCGGTGGAACTGAAGCAGTCGTCGAAGACGGTGGTGACGGCGTAA
- a CDS encoding OsmC family protein has translation MKNEHHYNTSIVWTGNRGTGTSSYRDYARSYDLSAPGKPLIEGSSDATFRGEASRWNPEDMLLASLSSCHMLSYLHLCADAGISVVAYSDNAQGTMQLNPDGSGHFTSVTLHPQVTIAAGHDLTQADALHHRAHELCFIANSVNFPVACEATTAHAANDSRDT, from the coding sequence ATGAAGAACGAACATCACTACAACACGAGCATCGTCTGGACGGGCAATCGCGGCACCGGCACTTCGTCGTACCGCGACTACGCACGTTCGTACGATCTGAGCGCACCGGGCAAACCTCTTATCGAAGGCTCATCCGATGCGACCTTCCGCGGGGAAGCCAGCAGATGGAACCCCGAGGACATGTTGCTCGCCTCGTTGTCCTCATGCCACATGCTCAGCTATCTGCATCTCTGCGCCGACGCGGGCATCTCTGTCGTCGCATACAGCGACAACGCCCAAGGGACCATGCAATTGAATCCTGACGGCTCCGGTCACTTCACCTCCGTCACATTGCATCCGCAGGTGACCATCGCCGCGGGACACGACCTTACTCAGGCTGACGCGCTGCATCATCGCGCGCATGAACTCTGCTTTATCGCCAATTCCGTTAACTTTCCCGTTGCGTGTGAAGCGACCACCGCACACGCCGCAAACGATTCGAGGGACACCTAA
- the gcvPA gene encoding aminomethyl-transferring glycine dehydrogenase subunit GcvPA, with protein MRYLPKSPADRAAMLQEIGAASIDDLFDSVPAEFRLTRDLNVPRQHSEHEVIEAFKVFANQNATGYSSFLGAGAYRHYRPVMIDTVVSRGEFLTSYTPYQPEIAQGTLQALFEFQTMICELTGMDLANASMYDGSTGAAEAVMMAVRVTGRNGAVIARTVHPEYREVLATYAQHQGIPQTEVGYTADGRVDYAALDAAITSDTACVLIQSPNFFGTIEDVAKIAEIAHAKGALLIVSIAEAVSLGIVKPPKEADIVSMEAQSFGVPVGYGGPYCGVIAAKEKFLRQMPGRLCGQTVDQNGDRGFVLTLSTREQHIRREKATSNICTNQSLVALMVTVFLTVYGKGLQELAEQNLAKAHFTAQSLEKNGAKLLFAGAPRFNEFVITTPKSADATNTALLEEKIIGGLPLSKWYPELGENASLWCATELTTRQDIDSVATALAKA; from the coding sequence ATGCGTTACCTTCCTAAGTCGCCCGCCGACCGGGCCGCCATGCTCCAGGAGATTGGCGCGGCTTCCATCGACGATCTGTTTGATTCCGTACCCGCTGAATTTCGCCTGACACGCGACCTGAACGTTCCTCGCCAGCACTCTGAGCACGAGGTCATTGAAGCGTTCAAGGTTTTCGCAAACCAGAACGCCACGGGATACTCCTCGTTCCTGGGCGCGGGAGCCTATCGCCACTATCGCCCCGTGATGATTGACACAGTCGTTTCGCGCGGCGAATTCCTCACCAGCTACACGCCCTATCAGCCGGAAATTGCGCAGGGCACGCTGCAGGCACTCTTTGAGTTCCAGACGATGATCTGCGAACTCACCGGCATGGATCTGGCCAATGCCTCAATGTACGACGGCAGCACCGGCGCGGCAGAAGCAGTAATGATGGCCGTACGTGTTACCGGCCGCAACGGTGCTGTGATCGCGCGCACAGTTCATCCGGAATATCGCGAAGTGCTCGCCACGTACGCGCAGCACCAGGGCATTCCGCAGACCGAAGTGGGTTACACCGCCGATGGTCGCGTCGACTACGCTGCTCTGGACGCCGCCATCACCAGCGACACTGCCTGCGTACTCATCCAGTCGCCCAACTTCTTCGGCACCATCGAAGACGTTGCCAAGATCGCAGAAATTGCACATGCTAAGGGCGCTCTGCTCATCGTCTCCATCGCAGAGGCTGTCTCGCTTGGCATCGTCAAGCCACCGAAGGAAGCCGACATCGTTTCTATGGAAGCGCAGAGCTTTGGTGTTCCCGTGGGCTATGGCGGTCCGTACTGCGGTGTGATCGCGGCGAAGGAAAAGTTCCTGCGCCAGATGCCCGGACGCCTCTGCGGCCAGACCGTTGATCAGAACGGCGATCGCGGCTTCGTGCTGACGCTCTCCACGCGCGAGCAGCACATCCGCCGTGAGAAGGCCACCAGCAACATCTGCACCAATCAGTCGCTCGTTGCGCTGATGGTTACTGTCTTCCTCACTGTCTATGGCAAGGGTCTGCAGGAACTCGCCGAGCAGAACCTGGCAAAGGCACACTTCACCGCACAGTCGCTGGAGAAGAACGGAGCAAAGCTGCTATTCGCAGGTGCACCGCGCTTCAACGAGTTCGTTATCACCACGCCGAAGTCCGCAGACGCCACCAACACGGCCCTGCTGGAAGAAAAGATCATCGGCGGCTTGCCGCTTTCGAAGTGGTATCCCGAGTTGGGTGAAAACGCATCCCTGTGGTGCGCCACCGAATTGACCACGCGTCAGGACATCGACTCAGTTGCCACAGCGTTGGCAAAAGCATAA
- the gcvH gene encoding glycine cleavage system protein GcvH → MSYPANYRYTKEHEWIEANGNEATVGITEHAQSLLGDIVFVDLPKTGTELTQKASFGSVESVKAVSDVYAPVSGTVTAANEELANAPEKINEDANNTWLIKLTLKDASELDGLLDAAAYEAFVAEETH, encoded by the coding sequence ATGAGCTATCCGGCAAACTACCGCTACACCAAGGAACACGAGTGGATTGAGGCCAACGGCAACGAAGCCACCGTGGGCATCACCGAACACGCGCAAAGCCTGCTTGGCGACATTGTTTTCGTAGACCTGCCCAAAACAGGGACGGAACTGACCCAGAAGGCGTCCTTCGGTTCAGTGGAAAGCGTAAAGGCCGTCAGCGACGTATATGCCCCCGTTTCCGGCACCGTGACCGCGGCAAACGAAGAGCTTGCTAATGCACCCGAAAAGATTAACGAAGACGCGAACAATACCTGGCTCATCAAGCTCACACTGAAGGACGCATCCGAGTTGGACGGCCTTCTTGATGCCGCCGCATACGAAGCTTTCGTAGCTGAAGAAACGCACTAA
- the gcvPB gene encoding aminomethyl-transferring glycine dehydrogenase subunit GcvPB, translating into MADTPFVGTPRKATMHVNQNEGLIFEKSSPGKKAYRLDELDVPAVDAASLLGDAVRTDNLGLMPELSEIEIVRHFTRLSTWNYAIDLGMFPLGSCTMKYNGRVNETVARLEGIAEAHPYQPELLSQGTLGIMKQLQDCLIEITGMDAITLQPAAGAHGEFTGILMIRAYHESKGNARKKVLIPDSAHGTNPATAAVVGYQIQNLKSNADGGVDLEELRRVVDEDTAALMLTNPSTIGVFESQIKEIADILHAKGALLYMDGANMNALVGKTRPGDFDVDVMHLNLHKTFSTPHGGGGPGSGPVACKAILEPFLPTPIVVEKADGTLTFEYNRPNTVGRVRMFYGNFGMFVRALAYTLANGPDGLRLTTEDAVLNANYIRAKLEGVFDLPYKTKSMHEVVFSDKLQAKNGVKTGDMGKRLIDYGFHAYTVSFPLIVSGAMMIEPTESESREELDLLIDALQQIAREAAENPELVKTAPHTTRIRRLDETAAARKPILRWQGPPEDVEADTAAKEW; encoded by the coding sequence ATGGCAGACACACCTTTTGTTGGTACGCCACGCAAGGCCACCATGCACGTCAACCAGAACGAAGGCCTCATCTTCGAGAAGAGCTCGCCAGGAAAGAAGGCCTATCGTCTCGATGAACTCGACGTTCCCGCGGTCGACGCAGCTTCTCTTCTCGGCGACGCTGTGCGCACAGACAACCTTGGCCTGATGCCGGAGTTGAGCGAGATTGAAATCGTTCGCCACTTCACGCGTCTGTCCACGTGGAACTACGCCATCGACCTCGGCATGTTCCCGCTTGGCTCCTGCACCATGAAGTACAACGGTCGCGTGAACGAAACCGTTGCGCGCCTCGAAGGTATCGCGGAAGCGCATCCTTACCAGCCGGAGTTGCTGTCGCAGGGCACACTCGGCATCATGAAGCAGTTGCAGGACTGCCTCATTGAAATCACCGGCATGGACGCCATCACACTGCAACCCGCAGCGGGTGCACACGGTGAATTCACCGGCATCCTGATGATCCGTGCGTATCACGAGAGCAAGGGCAACGCCCGCAAGAAGGTGCTGATTCCAGACTCTGCACACGGCACCAACCCTGCCACCGCAGCGGTTGTTGGCTACCAGATTCAGAACCTCAAGTCGAACGCCGACGGTGGCGTCGATCTCGAAGAACTGCGCCGCGTCGTTGATGAAGACACCGCCGCGCTCATGCTCACAAACCCCTCCACCATCGGCGTCTTTGAGTCGCAGATCAAGGAGATCGCAGACATCCTGCACGCGAAGGGTGCATTGCTCTACATGGACGGCGCGAACATGAATGCACTCGTCGGCAAGACCCGTCCCGGCGACTTCGATGTGGACGTGATGCATCTGAATCTGCACAAGACGTTCTCCACCCCGCACGGTGGCGGTGGCCCAGGCTCTGGCCCCGTTGCATGCAAGGCCATCCTTGAGCCCTTCCTGCCCACGCCCATCGTGGTGGAGAAGGCAGACGGCACGCTGACCTTCGAATACAACCGTCCCAACACCGTGGGCCGCGTCCGTATGTTCTACGGCAACTTCGGCATGTTCGTGCGAGCACTCGCCTACACACTGGCCAATGGCCCTGATGGTCTGCGCCTCACCACGGAAGACGCCGTACTCAACGCGAACTACATCCGCGCCAAGCTTGAAGGAGTCTTCGACCTGCCGTACAAGACCAAGTCGATGCACGAGGTCGTCTTCAGCGACAAGCTGCAGGCCAAGAACGGCGTCAAGACCGGCGACATGGGCAAGCGGCTCATCGACTACGGCTTCCACGCATACACCGTCAGCTTCCCGCTGATCGTTAGCGGCGCCATGATGATCGAGCCCACCGAAAGCGAATCGCGCGAGGAACTCGACCTGCTCATCGACGCCCTGCAGCAAATCGCTCGCGAAGCCGCCGAGAATCCCGAGCTGGTTAAGACCGCACCACACACCACACGCATCCGCCGCCTCGATGAAACCGCCGCAGCCCGCAAGCCCATCCTCCGCTGGCAAGGCCCACCGGAAGATGTGGAGGCCGACACAGCCGCTAAGGAGTGGTAA
- a CDS encoding alpha/beta hydrolase, translating into MQGPHDLSPVYTAGEPLKEAAGVVVLLHGRGSNAGDILGLSRAFMDMKLAFVAPQAAGNVWYPQRFIAPREMNEPDLSSALMKVKRIVDGLVGSGIPTERIVIAGFSQGACLASEFVASNPARYAGLIAFTGGLIGPLGSDLHHDGDLAGTPALFLCGDPDPHIPFVRVEESVEELKRMGAEVSLHRYPGKPHNVSAEELEQARILLQKVFSQNSTN; encoded by the coding sequence ATGCAAGGACCGCATGATCTGAGTCCGGTTTACACGGCAGGCGAGCCTCTAAAGGAGGCCGCCGGAGTCGTTGTGCTGCTGCATGGCCGCGGCAGCAACGCGGGAGACATCCTTGGGCTGTCACGTGCCTTTATGGATATGAAACTGGCATTCGTTGCGCCGCAAGCCGCGGGAAATGTCTGGTATCCGCAGCGATTCATTGCACCACGCGAGATGAATGAGCCGGATCTTTCTTCGGCTCTGATGAAGGTGAAGCGCATTGTCGATGGCCTTGTGGGCAGCGGTATCCCCACCGAACGCATAGTTATTGCGGGGTTCTCGCAAGGCGCTTGCCTGGCATCTGAGTTTGTTGCATCCAACCCGGCGCGGTATGCCGGCTTGATTGCATTTACGGGTGGCCTGATTGGGCCGCTGGGAAGCGATCTGCATCACGACGGCGATCTGGCAGGCACGCCCGCATTATTTTTATGCGGCGACCCTGATCCGCACATACCTTTTGTGCGTGTGGAAGAGTCTGTAGAAGAGCTGAAGCGTATGGGCGCGGAAGTTTCATTACATCGTTATCCTGGAAAACCGCACAACGTAAGCGCGGAAGAACTGGAGCAGGCGCGTATCCTTCTCCAGAAGGTTTTTTCGCAGAATTCAACGAACTAG
- the tatA gene encoding twin-arginine translocase TatA/TatE family subunit yields MLNDLFQPMHLLIIGLIVVVFFGGKKLPELGKGLGEGLKGFKEGLKGVTDDVKTDAHIVTPEPKEPATKS; encoded by the coding sequence ATGCTCAATGACCTGTTCCAGCCCATGCACCTGCTGATCATCGGCCTTATCGTTGTGGTGTTCTTCGGTGGGAAGAAGCTGCCGGAACTGGGTAAGGGACTTGGTGAAGGCCTGAAGGGCTTCAAGGAAGGCCTGAAGGGCGTGACTGACGATGTGAAGACCGACGCGCACATTGTGACGCCGGAGCCGAAGGAGCCTGCGACCAAGTCGTAG
- a CDS encoding MarR family winged helix-turn-helix transcriptional regulator: MQTMHESETSETHFTSAASLWLVMMKAYRSMEAYIESTVAAQDIGLSDFMIMEALLHKGPMSMSQIGDKVLLANPSMTAAVDRLEKLGYVSRCSGATDKRVRTVDLTKEGRKVIRRIFTQHEQDLEEVMAGVCATMRGPVRDALKKIGLAAKAKTVARTLTTD, encoded by the coding sequence ATGCAAACGATGCACGAATCCGAAACGAGCGAAACGCATTTCACATCGGCAGCCAGCCTATGGCTGGTGATGATGAAGGCGTATCGTTCCATGGAAGCGTATATCGAAAGCACCGTCGCGGCGCAGGACATTGGTCTGAGTGACTTCATGATCATGGAGGCCCTGCTGCATAAGGGCCCCATGAGCATGTCGCAGATCGGTGACAAGGTGCTGCTGGCGAATCCCTCCATGACTGCCGCGGTCGACCGGCTGGAAAAGCTGGGGTATGTTTCGCGGTGTAGCGGAGCGACGGACAAGCGTGTCCGTACCGTGGACCTGACCAAAGAGGGCCGCAAGGTGATCCGCCGTATCTTTACGCAACATGAACAGGATCTGGAAGAGGTCATGGCTGGCGTCTGCGCCACGATGCGCGGACCCGTCCGTGATGCCTTGAAGAAGATCGGGCTTGCGGCTAAGGCCAAGACCGTAGCACGTACCTTAACAACGGACTGA
- the glgC gene encoding glucose-1-phosphate adenylyltransferase yields MKDTLGVLLAGGAGERLFPLTKERAKPAVPFGGQYRIIDITLSNCINSDLRKVYIMTQYKALSLNRHIREGWGSVVANELGEFIEILPPMQRVNKSWYQGTADAVYQNIYSIGSEQPKHVIILSGDHIYKMNYGLMMDQHVQSGAACTIATLPVDPNEVAGFGVVEVSSSGEVIGFQEKPKTTNIRSPFNPEKVDASMGIYIFNTDVLLPELMADAEKTDSKHDFGHNILPGLLGRFKVSAYNFVDENRKEALYWRDVGTLDSYYEANLDIASVSPVFNLYDRDWPMRTRPTQYPPAKFVFGEMGRTGMAVNSVVSPGCVVSGSAVRQSVLSQDVRVNSFSDIDSSVIFNHVNIGRHCRIRRAIIDRDVHIPDGTVIGYDSNEDRKKYHVTPSGITVVTRDITPYENPVSPEFMQTM; encoded by the coding sequence ATGAAAGATACGCTTGGAGTACTGCTGGCCGGAGGCGCTGGCGAACGTTTGTTTCCGCTGACCAAGGAACGCGCAAAGCCCGCGGTGCCGTTCGGCGGACAATATCGCATCATCGACATCACGCTCTCAAACTGCATTAACAGTGACCTGCGCAAGGTCTACATCATGACGCAGTACAAAGCGCTGAGCCTGAACCGCCACATCCGTGAAGGCTGGGGTTCGGTTGTGGCCAATGAATTGGGCGAGTTCATTGAGATTTTGCCGCCCATGCAGCGTGTGAATAAGAGCTGGTATCAGGGAACGGCAGATGCGGTGTACCAGAACATCTATTCCATCGGTTCCGAACAGCCAAAGCACGTGATCATCCTCTCAGGCGACCACATCTACAAGATGAACTATGGCCTGATGATGGATCAGCATGTGCAGAGTGGTGCGGCATGCACCATCGCTACGCTGCCAGTCGATCCGAACGAAGTTGCCGGCTTCGGTGTGGTGGAAGTGTCCAGTAGCGGCGAAGTGATCGGGTTTCAGGAAAAGCCCAAGACCACCAACATCCGGTCGCCGTTTAATCCGGAAAAGGTGGATGCCTCCATGGGCATTTACATCTTCAATACGGATGTATTGCTGCCGGAGTTGATGGCGGACGCGGAGAAGACCGATTCCAAGCACGATTTCGGTCACAACATCCTTCCCGGGCTCCTGGGACGCTTCAAGGTTTCCGCTTATAACTTCGTTGATGAAAACCGCAAGGAAGCGCTCTACTGGCGCGACGTGGGTACGCTGGACTCTTACTATGAAGCGAATCTGGATATCGCTTCGGTGAGCCCGGTGTTCAACCTCTACGATCGCGATTGGCCTATGAGAACGCGGCCCACGCAGTATCCTCCGGCGAAGTTTGTCTTCGGCGAGATGGGACGCACGGGCATGGCGGTCAACTCTGTTGTTTCGCCGGGATGCGTTGTGTCAGGATCGGCCGTGCGCCAAAGCGTTCTATCGCAGGACGTGCGTGTGAATTCGTTCTCTGACATCGATTCGTCAGTGATCTTCAACCATGTGAATATCGGCCGTCATTGCCGTATCCGTCGCGCCATCATCGATCGTGACGTGCACATTCCGGATGGCACCGTGATCGGTTACGACAGCAACGAAGACCGCAAGAAGTATCACGTCACACCAAGTGGCATCACGGTTGTCACCCGCGACATCACGCCGTACGAAAATCCGGTAAGCCCGGAATTCATGCAGACCATGTAA
- a CDS encoding polyphosphate kinase 2 family protein: protein MKIKSPHLVVPGKKVSLQKIDAAQTGKLKSEADAQTYLQHHRKDLDRLQEVLYAGGEHGVLVVLQGMDTAGKDGTIRHIFSGINPQGCDVTAFKVPTPLEAKHDFLWRCHNAVPPRGMIGIFNRSHYEDVLSPRVHGLMDKKTAHAHMDQINRFEEMLTENGIAILKFFLHISEAEQKRRLQARIDDNSKHWKLSAADFAERKFWPQYQDCYEDILERTSKKHAPWFVIPSDNKWYRNVAISEILVEAMKGMKLRYPKATVDVSTLTL, encoded by the coding sequence TTGAAGATTAAGTCGCCCCATCTGGTAGTTCCCGGTAAGAAAGTCAGCCTGCAGAAGATTGATGCAGCACAGACTGGCAAGCTCAAGTCGGAAGCCGACGCACAAACCTACCTACAACACCATCGCAAAGATCTGGATCGGTTGCAGGAGGTGCTGTATGCCGGTGGGGAGCATGGTGTGTTGGTGGTGCTGCAGGGGATGGACACCGCTGGCAAGGATGGGACGATCCGTCACATCTTCTCAGGTATCAACCCGCAGGGATGCGATGTGACGGCGTTCAAGGTGCCGACTCCGCTAGAGGCGAAGCACGACTTCCTTTGGCGATGCCACAATGCCGTGCCGCCGCGCGGCATGATCGGTATCTTCAACCGGTCGCATTACGAGGATGTGCTGTCGCCGCGTGTGCACGGGCTGATGGACAAGAAGACCGCACATGCACACATGGATCAGATCAACCGCTTCGAGGAGATGCTGACAGAGAATGGCATCGCCATCCTGAAGTTCTTCCTGCACATTTCCGAGGCTGAGCAGAAGCGGCGTCTACAAGCGCGCATTGATGACAACAGCAAGCACTGGAAGCTATCTGCTGCGGACTTCGCCGAACGCAAGTTCTGGCCGCAGTATCAGGACTGCTACGAAGACATTCTGGAGCGGACCAGCAAGAAGCATGCTCCTTGGTTCGTTATCCCATCGGACAACAAGTGGTATCGCAACGTGGCAATCTCCGAGATTCTCGTAGAGGCCATGAAGGGCATGAAGCTGCGTTATCCAAAAGCGACGGTCGATGTATCGACGTTGACGCTGTAG
- a CDS encoding GH92 family glycosyl hydrolase: MVWFCKRFVFCLSLFCALSAVAQKDPVNEVNPLIGTGNGPIGYGGTMPFVTVPFGMTNWTAQTRQNRLSVTSYEYSDKTIQGFMGTHQPAIWMGDFGYVTLMPEIGALKTTPETRALAYDHAHETTHPDFYSVDMKTQDGKIIHAEMTATERCAYMRFTFPAGVEPRIVLEASRPGINGKASVDIAKGEIAGQNPHRIDNNLGPFALPKFSGYFVAQFRQHTTGGDTYGLNTAAAHGASVTFAKTSAPTVIEVRVGTSFLSVDQARENISKEIPTWNFAATRQKLHTIWQQKLSNLTIAGVTQDERITAYTALYHALLYPRVFSEYGRYYSAFDDTIHNGASYTDYSIWDTFRAEHSLLTLVAPERIDGMITALLQDYKEGGWMPKWPNPSYTNIMIGTHADSMVAEAIRKGFHGFDRELAWKAVYKDAMTPPDGDTTRRWLDREEHTPYEARAGLTYYKQLGFIPTDKTDEATSRTLEDSYDDWCVAQVAKALGRMDDYRFFLKRSLNDRNLFDKSNNLMRGKTSDGKWAPIGGSRDTDGNRSVSGWTEGDAWVYTWSPFHDIAGVEKLMGGPEVANKQLDQHFAGNHNVHKNEPSHHYGYLYDFTGQPWKTQAKVREIAYKEYANLPAGLDGDDDCGQMSAWYLFTALGMYPVNPASGDYMIGSPMYGRMSLKLANGKAFTVIADNNSHSNVYIQSATLNGKPLDRPVVTWEEIQSGSTLHVVMGAQPSKWASSWRPSLPEEALR; the protein is encoded by the coding sequence ATGGTCTGGTTTTGCAAACGATTCGTCTTCTGCCTGTCGCTGTTCTGCGCCCTCTCTGCGGTCGCACAAAAAGATCCTGTCAATGAAGTGAATCCACTCATCGGCACGGGCAACGGCCCAATCGGCTACGGCGGCACTATGCCCTTCGTGACTGTGCCCTTTGGCATGACGAATTGGACCGCGCAGACGCGCCAGAACCGTCTCAGCGTCACCAGCTACGAGTACAGCGATAAGACCATCCAGGGCTTCATGGGCACACACCAGCCCGCCATATGGATGGGTGACTTTGGCTACGTCACGTTGATGCCTGAGATCGGCGCACTGAAGACCACGCCCGAAACTCGCGCGCTTGCCTACGATCACGCGCATGAGACCACGCACCCTGACTTCTACAGCGTGGATATGAAGACGCAGGACGGCAAAATCATCCACGCCGAGATGACCGCGACTGAGCGCTGCGCTTACATGCGCTTTACCTTCCCTGCTGGCGTGGAACCTCGCATCGTGCTCGAAGCTTCACGTCCCGGCATTAACGGCAAAGCCTCAGTGGACATCGCCAAAGGCGAAATCGCCGGCCAGAACCCGCACCGCATCGACAACAACCTTGGACCATTCGCGCTGCCGAAGTTTAGCGGCTACTTCGTTGCGCAGTTCCGCCAACACACCACCGGTGGCGACACCTACGGCCTGAACACTGCCGCCGCACATGGCGCATCGGTCACCTTTGCAAAAACCTCCGCGCCCACAGTGATTGAAGTTCGCGTAGGCACATCGTTCCTCAGCGTCGATCAGGCGCGCGAGAACATCAGCAAAGAAATCCCCACTTGGAACTTCGCCGCCACACGCCAGAAACTTCACACCATCTGGCAGCAGAAACTGAGCAACCTAACCATCGCAGGCGTTACTCAGGATGAGCGCATCACCGCCTACACTGCGCTGTATCACGCACTGCTGTATCCGCGCGTGTTCTCAGAATATGGTCGCTACTACAGCGCCTTTGATGACACCATTCATAACGGCGCGTCGTACACCGATTACTCTATATGGGATACCTTCCGCGCAGAACACAGCTTGCTAACGCTCGTTGCACCAGAACGCATTGACGGCATGATCACCGCACTTCTGCAGGACTACAAAGAAGGCGGTTGGATGCCCAAGTGGCCCAATCCCAGCTATACGAACATCATGATCGGCACACATGCCGACAGCATGGTGGCAGAAGCCATCCGTAAAGGCTTCCACGGCTTTGATCGTGAGCTGGCGTGGAAGGCCGTCTATAAGGACGCCATGACGCCGCCCGACGGTGACACCACGCGTCGCTGGCTGGATCGTGAAGAACACACTCCCTACGAAGCTCGCGCTGGCCTGACTTACTACAAGCAACTTGGCTTTATTCCCACCGATAAAACTGATGAAGCAACCAGTCGCACGCTGGAAGACAGCTACGACGACTGGTGCGTTGCGCAGGTGGCAAAGGCACTTGGTCGCATGGACGACTATCGCTTCTTCCTGAAGCGCTCACTGAACGACCGCAACCTGTTCGACAAGAGCAACAACCTGATGCGCGGCAAAACATCCGATGGCAAGTGGGCACCCATCGGCGGCAGCCGCGACACCGATGGCAACCGCAGCGTCTCCGGATGGACAGAGGGCGACGCGTGGGTCTACACATGGTCACCCTTCCATGACATTGCAGGCGTTGAGAAGTTGATGGGCGGACCCGAAGTGGCAAACAAACAACTTGATCAACACTTCGCGGGCAATCACAACGTTCACAAGAACGAGCCCAGCCATCACTACGGCTATCTGTACGACTTCACCGGTCAGCCGTGGAAGACGCAGGCCAAGGTTCGCGAGATTGCTTACAAGGAGTACGCAAATCTTCCGGCCGGGCTTGATGGTGATGATGATTGCGGCCAGATGTCCGCGTGGTATCTGTTCACTGCACTCGGCATGTATCCGGTGAATCCGGCCAGCGGCGATTACATGATCGGCAGCCCCATGTACGGCCGCATGAGTCTGAAACTCGCCAACGGCAAAGCCTTCACCGTGATCGCAGACAACAACAGCCACAGCAACGTCTACATTCAATCCGCCACACTGAACGGCAAGCCGCTGGACAGGCCAGTCGTTACATGGGAAGAGATTCAGTCCGGCTCAACACTTCATGTGGTGATGGGTGCACAACCCTCAAAGTGGGCGTCTTCATGGCGTCCATCGCTGCCTGAGGAAGCACTGCGATAG